From the Rhinolophus sinicus isolate RSC01 linkage group LG02, ASM3656204v1, whole genome shotgun sequence genome, one window contains:
- the SCARB2 gene encoding lysosome membrane protein 2, translating to MGRCCFYAAGTLSLLLLVTSVTLLVARVFQKAVDQTIEKNIVLRNGSETFDSWKQPPLPVYTQFYFFNVTNPEEILRGEIPRLEEVGPYTYREIRNKGDIQFGDNGTTISAVSNKAYVFVRNQSVGDPKIDLIRTLNIPAVTAMEWTHQRFLREIIEALLKTYQQKVFVTHTVDHLLWGYKDEILSLIHTFKPEISPYFGLYYGKNGTNDGDYVFLTGEDNYLNFSKIVEWNGKTSLDWWTTDRCNMINGTDGDTFHPLITKDEVLYVFPSDFCRSVYITFSDFESVEGLPAFRYTVPEEILANTSDNAGFCIPAGNCLGSGVLNVSVCKNGAPIILSFPHFYQADEKFVSAIEGMHPNKDNHETFVDINPLTGVILRAAKRFQINVYVEKLDDFIETGNIRTMVFPVMHVNESVLIDKETASRLKSVINTTLIVTNIPYIVMALGVFFGLVFTWLACRGQRSGDEATADERAPLIRT from the exons AATATTGTGCTAAGAAATGGTTCCGAGACCTTTGACTCCTGGAAGCAGCCGCCTCTGCCAGTGTacacccagttttattttttcaatgtcaCCAATCCAGAGGAGATCCTCAGAGGGGAGATCCCTCGGTTAGAAGAAGTGGGGCCATACACCTACAG gGAAATCAGAAACAAAGGAGATATTCAATTTGGAGATAATGGAACAACAATATCTGCTGTTAGCAACAAGGCCTACGTTTTTGTACGAAACCAATCTGTTGGAGACCCTAAAATTGACTTAATTAGAACATTAAATATTCCTGCAGTG ACCGCCATGGAATGGACCCATCAACGCTTCCTCCGGGAGATCATCGAAGCCCTGTTAAAGACCTATCAGCAGAAGGTCTTTGTGACGCACACGGTGGACCATTTGCTCTGGGGCTACAAAGATGAGATCTTGTCCCTCATCCACACTTTCAAACCTGAGATCTCACCCTATTTTGGCTTGTACTATGGG aaaaatgggaCTAATGATGGAGACTATGTTTTTCTAACTGGAGAAGACAATTACCTTAACTTTTCAAAGATTGTAGAATGGAATGGAAAAAC GTCACTTGACTGGTGGACAACAGACAGGTGCAATATGATTAATGGAACAGACGGAGATACTTTTCACCCGTTAATAACCAAAGATGAAGTACTTTATGTCTTTCCATCTGATTTTTGCAG GTCAGTATATATAACTTTCAGTGACTTTGAGAGCGTAGAGGGACTGCCTGCCTTTCGGTATACGGTGCCTGAAGAAATATTAGCCAATACCTCAGACAATGCCGGCTTCTGTATACCTGCAGGAAACTGCCTGGGCTCAGGAGTTCTGAATGTCAGCGTCTGCAAGAATG GTGCACCTATTATTTTGTCTTTCCCACACTTCTACCAAGCAGATGAGAAGTTTGTTTCTGCCATAGAAGGCATGCATCCAAATAAGGACAATCATGAGACGTTTGTGGACATCAATCCT TTGACTGGTGTTATCCTAAGAGCAGCCAAGAGGTTCCAAATCAACGTTTATGTCGAAAAACTAGATGACTTCAT CGAAACGGGAAACATTAGAACCATGGTTTTCCCGGTGATGCATGTCAATGAG AGTGTTCTCATTGATAAAGAGACTGCAAGTCGACTGAAGTCTGTGATTAACACTACTTTGATCGTCACCAACATACCGTACATTGTCATGGCGCTGGGTGTGTTCTTCGGTTTGGTCTTCACCTGGCTTGCATGCCGAGGACAGAGATCCGGGGATGAG GCAACTGCAGATGAAAGAGCACCTCTCATACGAACCTAA